In Miscanthus floridulus cultivar M001 chromosome 8, ASM1932011v1, whole genome shotgun sequence, the sequence ACAATAGTGTTTGCATTCAGTAGGGACAGGCTTTTAGGTGCTTCCAGTGGTAAAAACAGCATGCAGAATTATTTGTAAGCTTCCTCTTGTTGGCAGTGGGATTCATGCCATGCTTACATATTGTACGAGGAAAGTACAAGAGCAATGGGATCCAGGAGATATGCAGATGCATGGTGGTTTGTCTTGGAATGTGTTTGAAATGCAGTACAAGATTGAGAGGGTGATTTCTGTTGGCAGTGGCATGAGAATGACACAGGAAGAGAATGAAGTGATTCTTGAGTTGCTGTCTCCCAACAAGATTGTAGTATGTCAACAGAAGTTATAATAAAGTGATCCTTTCTGCAGGCTTTTCTACCTTTAGAAAGTTTCAGACTTGTGCACCTAAATCTAATCACACTAATTCATTGTCAAGCTCTGAACATTGGCAGCAGCATGCGCAAATTGGCTAAGCATCCACTTTTAGTCCATCGAGGAGCAACTACATCAGAATAGTCTGGGGGCAACCATGAAGATAAAGGTCTGTCAATGTACAACAAAAGAGTTGCCTGAGCTGCAGGGAGTTGAGTGTGGAACAACTGAAAAAGACAAATGGAACAAGGTCAAGTCATAGCACTGAAGAATCACAAGTGCCATGGGATACCGGTGGTTTGACATTTTTGCATGGACTTGAGGGCAAGTCAAATTTTATGGAGGGGAGAATGTGAGGAATCATCCTAGGTATGAACTGGAGTTGTGCCATGGGCCATGTTGCCTACTGGCCCAAGCAGCTGAAGGGCAACACCACAAGAAGAGCAGCTGCATCAGAAAGGAAAATTCAATGAATTTAATACAGAGACATGTCATGTTCATCTCCTCCTCCGGTTCCTCTCCTTCTAGCCCTTCTCCCTAGGTTCAGAGCTATCTTCCTTCAGCAATTCCGATTCTCCATTCCTCCATCCAAATTGCTTGCTAAACTCGAGACATCCCTCTTCCAAGAGGTTGTCTAATCCAGTTTGTACCCAAACTGTTATGCCATCAATGGAGGGGTACGCTAACACATAACTCCCAACCTCAGATCAAAATCACCCAATCCACGAATTAATCACAGGTTGAAGTGGTTAAAGGAGAAAAGAAGGAATGAAACGTACTATTCTTGGCCTGCAGCAAGCTCCTCCCTGTAGATCTGGAGCTCGGCTGGAAGACGCTATCTGCTCATGCAGAGCAAACAGAAGTACAGAACCAGCCCATCAGCTACGAGACCGGAAAGCGAAACAGACAGCAAGAAACACCGGAGCAAAGAAGTCGTACCGGACAGGAAAGGACCATTCGCCGCAGAGGTGAGCCCAGCCACCACGGCGGTCGAGATGAAGAGGACCAAGAGCCCACGCCCGGCCATCGCCATGCGCCCGGCCACAGCAAGCAAGAACTCGCCGCCGCTGTTGATGAGACACCGGGATGGCTGACCTAGAGGAAATGGAGCTCGTGAGGCTGTCGGATCTAGGACGAcgacggcagcggcggtggcggtgtcTAGGACGACATGCGCGCCACGACGTCTTGGCTGGTGGTGTTTGCAAGCTCTAGGCTCCTTGCAGCTGGAATTAATTAGCGTGGCGGGGCGGAGTGGAGGAGCTGCACGGGTAGCTTGGAGACGCGAGACGCCAGAGTCGGGGACAGCCGAGAGACTCGACGCGTACGCGGTTTGTTTGGTGATTCTTTCCTCTGTTCCCGCTATGTGACGGTGGCGAGGTTGGCAGTGGACGCTAGCTGTAGCTGGGCTGGAGAGAGGGTGTTCAAGATCAAGGACGATGTCAAAGACGGTGATTAGGATTAGGTGTTCTTTTAAACATAACTACTACTGCATTTATTAGAGTCTCTCCATTTTAAATTTCGAACAATAGTTTTaactatatatatctagacatagtatatTTCTAAATGTATATATGTACACATTCTCTCCTTCCATTACTAATTATGATCCTTTGCTCTATGTATGTCCTCTCTCAACTTCATCTTTGCTGACACTCTCCCTCAAATTTCCTCCTCCCTCAAGTCCTCCCCCACCGATTGACCAGAGTTGTGTCCTGCCGCTCCGCGCCTACGATTGACGTGTGGCTAGGCCTCTCCCATCTTGTTCCTTGACACGGATGGGAAGGCGGCTAAGCTCAATGGTGGGGAGGTTGAGCTAGGAAAACCAAATTGTGATTGGCTCTGCTAATGGACCGTAGCGCGTCTCTCAGGATCGACTCCATTGGAGGCTGACTTGATATTGGACGACACTCCAACGACCAACAACTGTGAACGGCAGGTGCGAACGGATTGGTGCAAAGTATTAGAGGAGGTCCATCTTTCCCTCTATTTTAGGGACTTATTATCACCAATTAATGGGGATGTGAAAGAGGATCTATTATTGGAGCAAGAATTTTAAGCCAACTTTTTCAACGTGGATAGTTTTTTTGAGAGAAGGGGTCTGCTCAAGATGCTCTAAAGCGGTCTCCAGATGAGGATAGCTGACGAGATTAGCAAAAGTAGTGAAGGTTTAATGCCCACCATGTGCCGAGCAGATTGACTCGAGATTTGCACTTATGATTGACGCGGTAAACAAGTCTTTGTGTGGAGTAAATATACCTTATACCCGGTAAAGAAAAGAGGGCAAGAGACAATAAGACAATTGCAAAATGGTGGAATAATTCCACCTGTAGTGGAAAACGGACCTGTTGCTGTTGGTAATACCCTGGATCAGCGGGCAAGGAAAACTACACGAATGGGTGGAGTCTATCCGTGAACTTCAAATGTGTATGCGTGGCTTCGTGCTCAGATTCTCACGTCATTGACAGTTTCAAAAGGTTTGCAACTGGACCTTCAGCGACTCTTTCCTCGGAGGCATGTGCGCTGCTCCCATCGCACACATCATCGTCCTCGCCGTGCAAGTCCTCTCTTCTGCCAGAAGACGACGACTACCGCCGGCGCTCTGGCAAATGGATGTGGTCTAGTTGACAGCTCAGTTCCATGTGTCTTGAATTGGCAGACAGCCCATGAGTCATGATGACGTTGACGAACATCATTCCTCATCAATCATCATGCTACAGAGTCTAAATGCAAACATGCAAGGACTTTGACCGTTAGACGTGAATACGTTGAAACAATGTGTTCACCACTAGATTTTGGTTAGTTGCGAAGTTCTAAGAAAACCAAGTTCAATCAGATGTTCATACAGTATCTACCAACCAAAAAATGGATTGAATTATGGGTGAAACTAACTGTtctgaaaaaaaaggaaaaaagacgCGCGGAGCATTGAGATACATACATCAGATCAGGAGGCTCAATGCTTAGAGGAGCATAACACAGAATTCCTTTAGCTCTATAGATTGGGCAGTGTCTGGTGATTTTCCAGGACGCTGTTCATGACTATCTCTTCAGTTTATCACAGGTAAGCTATCTGTTGTTATTGAGGCTAACATGCCATGGCACTCATCTCTATAGTAGACTGGGAAAGATAATCGGCAAAAGGCGGCCATGTACAAAGCAATGTAGTTCAATTCTCTGTCAGGCAGCAGACATTAGTAAATCGCCATTTTTTTTCTCTTGTTTCTGTACATTGCAGGTAAGTGTATTATATACAAAATTTCCTCCGCtgcaccaaaaaaaaaagaaaaagaaaagttagcATGCACAAGTGTGACTATTACGAGATACATGATGATTCCAAATTCATATATTCTATAATAACAGTATATCTGAGGCAGAAATAGGTTGAATGTGTCACTTTCAGACATCAGGGCACTATCCATGCCAACCTGAACTGGATATTATGGATCCGAAGACAGACACTCAATGGATAGTGTACTAACAATCGCATGATGTCATACTTACCCTAAGATCAGGCTCTGTTACAGATTCCAAGGTTTCTGCCATCTGCATTTGTTTGATAACTGTTGCATGCAATACCTGAAAGAACAGAACAAAAAAAAAGACCACGTAACTATGTAGTATATTATTTGAAAAAAATTGACAAAAATGAGAACAAAGGAAAATAAGTTTATCAGATCTAATGAATAATaactagtactccctccgttccttaatataagccatagatttctaaagaaaattccaaaatataggtagtatcagctcccacgccgattagtttgaaaaccttcccaccgtacatagcacatgccccaaccaatcccttagattcaggaagcaatctgattgggagagagaagatggcctgattttcctttttttcctcggtctcacatcctttccTAAGCCATGCGTTAATAttagtgctaaaaactatatggcttatattaaggaacggagggagtattattgAATAATGAAAATTATTAGGAAGTATATATGTGTATTAGGAAGCTTGTTCATTCCTTCCATGTACACTGATTGTATTCCATATATATCAAGCCTGATTGGCTATATAATAGAGGTCACCCCCCTCATTAGGGGTGAGGTGTTTTCCCATATcctttctacatggtatcagctAATTAGATCCTGAGCCTTCTCCTTTCTCCCTGCgccctcttccccttcctccctgCGCCTTCCCCTCCTCTCCTGGCCTGCTGTGCCATGGCCGCCATCCTCCCTGGATCCGGCGCCCTCACAGCCCCTGCTGTTGGCCATGTGCCGCCTCCTGCTGCCAATTGTGGTACCTCTGTGCCGCCCACTGCCACCGGCAGTTTCTCCGGTGTTCCTGCCGGTGCCACGCCCGGCATCGACGGCTTCATCTCCCCTACCGTCCAACCATATGCCACTGTCAACGTCAAGTCCCATATTCCCGTGACGCTGACGATGAAGTCCACTGCCTACTCCAGATGGGCGTCCTACTTCAAGTCTTtgtgcggcaagttcggcctccggTCGCACATCGATGGCACGATGCCACCTCGCCCCCAGGATCCTGCTTAGGATCAGGCGGACTGTTGCGTCCGCTCCTGGTTCTTTGGCTCCATCGACgactccgtcctcaacctcgCCATGACCGACGACAACCAGACTGCCCGGGACGTCTGGCTCGCCATTGAGGGCCTCTTCTGCGCCAATAGGCAGTCCCGGGcaatcttcctcagccatgattTCCACTCCATGACGCAGGGCGACTCCACCATCGCCGAGTATTGCGGCCGCATGAAGACCCTTGCCGACGGCCTCCGCGACGTCGGTCATCCCGTTCAGGACTCGCAGCTTGTCCTGAACCTCCTCCGCGGCCTCAACCCCCGCTTCACCACCACAGCCGACGACATCGTCAACTCCGCCACCGGCTTCCCGTCCTTCAACCAGGTGCGGGACATGCTGGCTCTGAAGGAACTTCGCCTCGCTAACGAGGAGAAGGTCTCCAACTCCACCGCCCTACTTGTCGGGCATGCTTCGTCCTCCTCCGACTGTCCAGGCGGGTGTCGCCCACCTGCTGGACCTGTTTTGCCCGGCGGGGCAGCAACaatggcggcagcggcagcggcagcggcggccgcaccagcggcggcggtggcagcacaagaagggcggcggcggcgacttcCAGGCCCCATCCGGCAATCCTCGCCCCACCGGCCTGTGGTTCTGTTTCAGTCTTGGCGCCAACTCCTACAACGCTCCAGGTTTCCAGCAGGCCGGCAGTCAGGGCAGCAGGGGCTGGCGCCCCTAGTCTTCTGGGACAACCCCCGCAGGCCCACACTGCCTACGTCCCCGCTCAAGCAGCCCCTCAGGGGATCAAGCGGGACTCGTCGCTGCCTTGAACCAGATGGCGCTGCAAAATGGTGGTTGGGTCGTTGACTCAGGAGCCTCCGGTCACATGTTGTCTACGGATGGTATTCTTCTTTCCCGCCTCCCTCCATCTCACTCCTCCATTACTGTAGGTAATGGACACACCCTTCCAGTCACGTGCCGTGGCAACTCTACCCTCAGCACCCCCACCTCCAGTTTTCAGCTTAACAACATCCTTGTTGTCCCTTCATTAATTCGTAATCTGATTTTCGTTCGTCACTTTACTAAAGATAATATCTGCACCATAGAGTTTGACGCTTTTGGTTTCTGTGTCAAGGATTTTCCGACCAGACACGAGATTCTTCGTTGCAATAGCACCAACGATCTTTACACCATTCCTCCAGCCGCCAGCTCTGCAGCACCCCACGCCGGTCTCGCCATCTCATCCACTTTGTGGCATCTCCGTCTCGGTCATCCCAGTCCTGCTGCCATCACTACACTTAGACAGAGAGCATCCATTTCTTGTAATAAAGGCAGTCACACTCTATGTCATTCATGTCAATTAGGGAAACATGTGCGGTTACCTTTCTCTAATTCTAGCTCTCGTGGTTccactccttttgagttagtccaTTGTGATGTCTGGACTTCTCCAGTACCTTGTATTTCTGGTTATCACTACTACCTTGTCATTTTGGATGATTTCTCACATTTGTGTTCACAAATCTGAAGTCACCAAACACATCACAGCCTTCTGTGCATATGCCACTACATAGTTCAGTCTTCCCGTTCGCAGCATCCAAGCTGACAACGGAACCGAGTTTGTCAATAAGACTCACATCTTTTTTGACTTCTCGAGGCATCCACCTATGCCTCTCCTGTCCCTACACCTCTCCTCAAAATGGGAAAGCTGAGCGTGTCCTCCGCACCCTTAATAATGTCACTCGCACCCTGCTGATTCATGCCTCCATGGCCGCCCCATACTGGGCCGAGGCACTCGCCACCGCCACCTATCGTCTGAACAGGCGCCCTTGTTCTGCTGTTCAGAATAACATTCCCTACCAACTACTCTATTCCCAGCCCCCCGAATACTCTCACTTGCGTGTATTCGGTTGTCTGTGCTACCTAATCTCTCTGCCACGACACGCCACAAGCTTGCTCCTCGATCTGCAGCCTGTGTCTTCCTCGGTTACCCTTCATCCCACAAAGGGTACCGCTGCCTTGACCTATCCACCCGTCGCGTCATCATCTCTCGCCATGTTGTCTTTGACGAGTCCGTTTTTCCTTTCTCCTCCCACCCTACTCACCCGTCACAGCTTGACTTCCTCTTGTCGAGCCTCTCTACTGCTCCTACTCTTGCCTCAGTCGCTCCGTCCTCGGACGTTGCGCAACAGCGGCCATCACCCGCTGTTTTGCAGGAACTTCCCGACGATGACCCCGCCATTCTGGTGCGCGGTCCAGTAGTGTACCGCGCTCCGTCTGCGGGCGGGACGCCGCCCTCTTCCTCCACTACAGGACCAGCCCGCTTGGACGTCGTCCCTGCTCCTACAGTTGGGGGTTCCACCGGCCGCCCGACGCCTACCAGACCGCTGGTGCCACCCCTGCCTCATCACTACACCAGGCGGCCACCGGCGGCTGCGGCATCTGCTTCGGCGCCTCCTGCAGCGCCGCCCATGGTCTTGGCACCAGCAGCCCCGGCGCCCAcacctctgccgccgccacctgCGCCTGCAACACCTCAGGCGCCCGCAGTCCTGGCATCATCGCCACCTCCTGCTCCTACACGGCCTGTCACTCGGACTGTGACTGGGGCCATTCCGCGGGTGTCCTACCAGGGCTTGACGGCTTCGCCATCATCGCCCTCTCCGCTTCCGGCAAACTATCGCAGTGCTCTGGCTAACACCAACTGGCGTGCTGCAATGGTCGACGAGTTCCAGGCTCTGATGGACAACGACACTAGGCGCCTCGTCCCACGGCCGCCCGGTGCCAATGTCGTGTTGGGAAAGTGGATCTTTCGGCATAAATTCCATGCTGATGGGTCACTCGCCCGGCACAAGGCGCGCTGGGTGGTCCGAGGCTTCTCCCAGTGCCACGGCATCGACTACGACAAAACCTTCAGTCCGGTTGTCAAACCAGCGACAATACGGACCGTCCTCAGCATCGCCGCTTCTCGCGCCTGGTCGATCCACCAGCTGGACGTGAAGAACGCGTTTCTCCACGGCCATCTCGCTGAGACTGTCTACTGCCAGCAGCCTCCCGGCTTCGTCGACCCCGCCGCTCTAGATCACGTCTGTCTCCTCTAGAAGTCCTTGTATGGACTAAAGCAGGCACCAAGGGCGTGGTACCAGCGGTTCGCCTCCTACATTCGACAGCTCGGCTTCGTCGCCTCCGTCTCCGACACGTCCCTCTTTGTCTACAAAGAGGGGCCGAGCATCGCCTATCTGCtgctatatgtcgatgacatcgtcctCACCGTGTCGTCCACGACTCTTCTCCAGCACATCATGGGCCGCCTTCACTCCGAGTTTGCCATGACAGATCTTGGAGCCCTGCATCACTTCCTCGGCATCTCAGTGACGCGTTCTTCCCAGGGCCTGTTCATGTCTCAGCGATAGTATGCCCTGGATCTTCTTCAGCGTGCTGGCATGGCTGAGTGTCACTCTACAGCGACTCCCGTTGACACTCATGCCAAGCTCTCGGCACAGGACGGCGCCAAGCTCCAGGACGGCTCTGAGTACCGAAGCCTTGCTGGGCCCCTTCAGTACCTCACCCTGACTAGACCAGATTTGGCATATGCGGTTCAGCAGGTGTGCCTCTTCATGCATGATCCGCGCGAGCCCCATATGGCCTTAATCAAGCGCATCCTGCGCTATGTGAAGGGCACACTCTCCTCCGGACTTCACATCGACACAGGCTCTGTTCAGTCTCTAACTGCCTACTCCGACGCCAACTGGGCTGATTGCCCGGACTCTCGACGCTCCACCTCCGGCTTCTGCGTCTACCTCGGCGACAacctagtgtcttggtcctccaagcgccagACCACGGTGTCTCGATCCAGTGCTGAGGCGGAGTATCGTGTTGTAGCTCATGCTGTGGCCGAATGTTGCTGGCTGCGCCAACTTCTCCAGGAGCTTCATGTCCCGCTCGCTTCGGCCACTGTTGTCTACTGTGATAATGTGAGTGCAGTATACATGACAGCCAATCCGGTACATCATcggcgcacgaagcacatcgagATTGACATCCACTTCGTCCGTGAGAAGGTGGCCTTGGGTGAGGTCCGGGTCCTCCATGTGTCGTCCTCTCACCAGTTCGCGGACATCATGACGAAGGGCCTTCCAACTCCACTGTTCACTGAGTTTCGGTCCAGTCTTTGCGTCCGTGATCCTCCCGCTATGACTGCGGGCGGGTATTAGGAAGTATATATGTGTATTAGGAAGCTTGTTCATTCCTTCCATGTACACTTGATTGTATTCCATATATATCAAGCCCTGATTGGCTATATAATAGaggtcaccccccccccccctcatttGGGGTGAGGTGTTTTCCCATGTCCTTTCTACAAAAATAAGTTAACCGGTtaaatcaagaacaaatatcaaaCAGATATCTGATGGCCAGAAAATGGCTTTATTAATTAAATCAAGAACAGATTATTAACAGTATCTGATGAATAATAACTACTCGGTATGCACATTATGCCATAGCAAAAACCTACCACATAATACATTACACACTCTGGCAGTCTGGACAATAGCAGAACTTTATGAAATATACACAGTGGAGACTCGAGATCATCAGAAGATGTGTTTTAATACATTACACACTCTAACCTGTGGGTTCCCACAAAGTTGTCCTAAAGATATATCCACCTGGGAACAGTTAAGGGATTACCCAACAAAATCAAAAGCTTACATCAGATGGTCCCTGTAGTTGTTTTTGAACAATGAGCGGCAATGTTTTGGCCTTTAATGTGAAATTTTAGCATCACAAACTTGCCAACTTTAAATAAATTAGTAAAACCAACTTTCGTATATAAGTTCAACTCGCATAGCCTGAGAGTGAACAAAGATTTTGTTTAGTAAAAAGAAGTGATATAAAAGGTACCATGGCGCTCGAGCCATAAAGGCGAAAGCCCAAAGCAATTCTATGCAGCATGAGATCCATAAAACATTGTTTGGCAGGTACCTTCTTTGTCTTCTCCAGATCAAACTCAATGGACTTTATCCTGTCAAAAGAATCTTGTATGGCCCGATCCTTGTCCTGTGGAAGCTCTGGAGGCTTTCTGCTCAGCTGATTAAACATTGACTCAAGTCGATCAAGACGCTCCAGGCAAGGATTTACACGATCTTCCTTAATTGTCTGAAGATCTGCCAGGTTACTGGGTGCAGTTGCAGTACGTGAATGAACGTTTTCCAAGTGTTGTCGTCGACGAATGAAGAACCGCAAAAATGATAGTACTTCAAGAAATACAGCAACGACTCTTCTTGATATATATTTCAAGAACCCATCATCATTGCCTAAACCATCATTTGGGGCACGCCGACCTGCTGATTTGAACCCATATTTAAGCATGAGACAAGCTGGATATCAAGGTGAGACAACTGATTTGAAGAAATTATGgtgtataacaaattctttataAAGCTTAACCAAATAATGTAGAAGTTTAAATGGATACCAGGCGCAGGTAAACCCCCATTTATCAGGGAACCTTGTTCTGTATTGAACTGCCTAATTTCATTTCCAGTAGAGTTGTATCTCCTGTTGGATCCTACAGCTTTATCCGCCATATGAGACATGCCAATCAAACCACTGTACGTTGCAGATCCTGATTCCCTCGCCTACAGGGTAACAACTTAGAGATGAATAAACTACAAAGTTATAAAACATGCCAACATGGTGGCATGCGGCTAAAAGGAACAGAACACCTAGTTTCTAATGAAAGCCTAAATATGCAAGTTAGAATTTTCATAGTTCCAAGATAGACACACTGACACACGAGAAAAATAATGAGATTTCTCCAAAAAAACAAAACAGAACTTAGTAAGACTTTACTTCCTCTCGAACTGGGGCCAAACTAGGATATTCAACATCTTCAGGAGCCACAGGGGATCCAAGATCATCAACATCTGAACCTGATTCAGCATTTGATGTGTCACTAATTCGTTCTGATAACTGAAAGAAGAAAGAGCAGCACATCCAATGTCAAAATTGGAGAACAGATTGGCTTATTCAGCACATGAGACACATCAAAATCAGTAAACTTACCTTGAGAGCACGCAATCTCACGGAGCCTGTAACTGTTTCTTCTATATCAGATACTTGCCCAACTTCCTTCAACGACTCCATGCTATGTACAAGCTACAATAGAAAAATAAGGTCATCACCAGCAGCAACAGCAATGACAACCAACAGATAAGTTAAATATACCGATGTAGCATAAAAAATAGTAGACTACAATACAGTAAGAAGGCATCAGTCATAAATTTACCTTCATGATTGAAGGATCGCTCCAGGGGCCTTTGTTAGACCTCAGGCACCCTCTGTGGTTAGAACACGAGCATGAACCACCAAAGTACTCCGGCAATTGACTGAAGATACATTTTGCTTAAGATTTGCACATAGGTTCACCAATAAAATAATCTTTGGAGAAAGAACCACCAACCTTGCATCAATAGCTTCAAGAAGTCTGCTTTGATATTTTGTTCCTAGAACCTGAAATCAAAGAGTAGGTATGAAGCCAAACAAAGATCAAAACATGGATAATCAATTGGGAAGGGCTGCAAAATCACTACATGTATTTTAGATGACGTTTTGGGATCAAGAAGTCCCTTAACAGTGCTCCATATCAGCTTGAAACCTGGTCCCGCATTTACAATAAACATTTGATGTAGTGTCTGCATAATTTATGACATGCTTGGTAATCAGAATGGTTTCAAACCAAGCTACATTCAATCATCTCTATACTAAGGCTAACCTCAGGATAATAGTCACCATCTATTTTTTGCATACAACGCACCAAATCCCTCGCAATCTTGCTAAAGTTTTTCCAGCCCTATATCACAGGGAACAGGAAAAGGAAATAGTCATATTAGATATCTGAACCTTTTCAAACTACATCATGCTTACAGAAACCAAATGAAGTAACAAAGATAAAATGCAATTATGCCTGCATCAGTAGTTCAGAGGACCTTAAACCTCTGCAGCTCTATCGATGGTTCTTTTTTGGATCGATGGATTTATATCCAAGCATTTGGAAAAAGTAAACAAAGTATCAGAACAAAATCCACTGCATAAATTTTTCTAAAAGGAGTAGGTTTGATTTAGATATCTAGTTGAAGTAGCATACAGAGATGGCAAAAACAACAAGAGTTGGTCCTTTTTATCTAAAAGGGTCAATTTTGCCACAAACATTAAAACATCCTAAATCCTAATCAATCAAATTACAGAATGTTTTAAACAATATATGCGTTATGGAGACTTCTGATAATTGCAAATTTAACCAAAGTTTGCATGTTTATCTTGGCAAACTATCCTGTCAGAACTGTAATTGATGGCAAAACTAATGTTCTAATCCTGATATCTGAACTATAAGATACATCTGGCAAGAATAACAAAGATGTTAAGAATAAGATTCTTGCAAATGAATTTATAGGGATGATGTTGCAAAGGAAAGCAGGAAATGCTCTTCTCTTTAATTTTATTGTGTTTATCTCTTTCGAGAATCAAGATAAGTAGTGGAGTTAATAAAACAATTTAGACAATGAACGTACCACACCGTGGACATCCAATATCGTAGTTGTAGTATCTATATGCCTTTTGGCAGAAATTGAGCATGCAGGGAATTTCTCCCTGAAAGCTCTCTCGAACTCTTGTACATGATACTTCATATAGCGCTCAACTGTCGTAATTTGTACAAGCTTGTTGGGTTCAACTTTCCCAAGCAACTCAATGTAGACAGGCCTTCCTTCCTTGTCAACCCCATGGTAACTATGAGGATAATATTGCAGGACCTCCTCCAGCTCATGAAATTCAAAATCCTTCAATGAGTCAAGTTAGCTACTGTTAGTATGCATGACATAGTTTTGCAGAATCATATGATGAACAAACTTAGAAGCCATACAGTGCATGTAAATACATCTATATATCAGTAGAGTTTCATATAATTTTTGAAATCAACTTTTTAGAATAGACAACATCCTACTTCAAAAATGGTGTCAGTACCAAACTCCTTTCTCCACTGCAGCATGTCCGCCCACATCTGTGCTGCTTTTTCAAAATCGAACTTCCTCGCCTTCAAAAATCTACAGCACAGAACTGAAAATCACCAACTGACATTGTATAGCTGAAAATAACAATATGAGCATATTTCCTCAGGTCTCAACCTAAGCATCATATGATAATCATCATGCTTGACTGGTAACAAGCCCCTAGCAAACAAAACCTCCCGAAACGAGCTCACCGCCTGCTCTTCTTCAGCATCCCTGACATCCTCTATAGCTATCCTTGGCACTCTGCAGTCCACTTTTCTCTTCCCCCTC encodes:
- the LOC136477996 gene encoding phosphatidylinositol/phosphatidylcholine transfer protein SFH9-like isoform X2, encoding MSEGNVDSIDISVSNDERRNRADAEISEDEPRHTRMRSLRKKALHASTRLTHSLKKRGKRKVDCRVPRIAIEDVRDAEEEQAVSSFREVLFARGLLPVKHDDYHMMLRFLKARKFDFEKAAQMWADMLQWRKEFGTDTIFEDFEFHELEEVLQYYPHSYHGVDKEGRPVYIELLGKVEPNKLVQITTVERYMKYHVQEFERAFREKFPACSISAKRHIDTTTTILDVHGVGWKNFSKIARDLVRCMQKIDGDYYPETLHQMFIVNAGPGFKLIWSTVKGLLDPKTSSKIHVLGTKYQSRLLEAIDASQLPEYFGGSCSCSNHRGCLRSNKGPWSDPSIMKLVHSMESLKEVGQVSDIEETVTGSVRLRALKLSERISDTSNAESGSDVDDLGSPVAPEDVEYPSLAPVREEARESGSATYSGLIGMSHMADKAVGSNRRYNSTGNEIRQFNTEQGSLINGGLPAPGRRAPNDGLGNDDGFLKYISRRVVAVFLEVLSFLRFFIRRRQHLENVHSRTATAPSNLADLQTIKEDRVNPCLERLDRLESMFNQLSRKPPELPQDKDRAIQDSFDRIKSIEFDLEKTKKVLHATVIKQMQMAETLESVTEPDLRRRKFCI
- the LOC136477996 gene encoding phosphatidylinositol/phosphatidylcholine transfer protein SFH13-like isoform X1 gives rise to the protein MSEGNVDSIDISVSNDERRNRADAEISEDEPRHTRMRSLRKKALHASTRLTHSLKKRGKRKVDCRVPRIAIEDVRDAEEEQAVSSFREVLFARGLLPVKHDDYHMMLRFLKARKFDFEKAAQMWADMLQWRKEFGTDTIFEDFEFHELEEVLQYYPHSYHGVDKEGRPVYIELLGKVEPNKLVQITTVERYMKYHVQEFERAFREKFPACSISAKRHIDTTTTILDVHGVGWKNFSKIARDLVRCMQKIDGDYYPETLHQMFIVNAGPGFKLIWSTVKGLLDPKTSSKIHVLGTKYQSRLLEAIDASQLPEYFGGSCSCSNHRGCLRSNKGPWSDPSIMKLVHSMESLKEVGQVSDIEETVTGSVRLRALKLSERISDTSNAESGSDVDDLGSPVAPEDVEYPSLAPVREEARESGSATYSGLIGMSHMADKAVGSNRRYNSTGNEIRQFNTEQGSLINGGLPAPAGRRAPNDGLGNDDGFLKYISRRVVAVFLEVLSFLRFFIRRRQHLENVHSRTATAPSNLADLQTIKEDRVNPCLERLDRLESMFNQLSRKPPELPQDKDRAIQDSFDRIKSIEFDLEKTKKVLHATVIKQMQMAETLESVTEPDLRRRKFCI